A region of the Streptococcus suis genome:
GAGTTCATTGGATACATCCTTGAATTTCTTGTACTGGTTTTTCTCTTGAACAAAGGATTTGACCACACGGATTCCTCGTAGGTTTTCCTTGGCAATACTGTTCATCTTGTCCATGAGGGACTGGAATTTCCCAAAACGTGGTCCCATTTGCCCCATGACAACTGCCATAATGACCATAATCAAGACCACCATGACAATAATCATCCACCAGAGTTCTGGCATGGTCCGCACCGCCATGATGAAGGCCCCGACAAACAGCAATGGAACCCGCATCAACACTGTGAAGAGCATCATGACAAGGTTCTGGATCTGATTGACATCGTTAGTCATCCGAACAACCAAGTTCCCTGCGTTAAACTCTTCGATATTAGCATAAGAGAAGCTTTGGATTTTCCGAAAGGTCTTCTCACGAATATCCGCAGATACTCCCTGAGAAATCTTAGCTGCTGAAATGGTATTGACAAGCCCTGCCAAAAGACCAATTCCAGCAATAATCAGCAGTAATTTGCCTACACGAACAATTTCATCCTTGTCATTGACCAAGACTGCCGTCAAGACATCCTGCAAATAACTAGGTTGCATCAAGGTCGTTGCTACGACAATTGACGTCAGCAAGACCGATGCTAAGGCGTACCATTTATAACGTAAAATGGCTTCTTTAAACATGATTCTTCTCCTTATAGTGTTGAATATTTTCTTTTAATTGATTAGCTACCTGTTTGACCAAATCAAAGTTCTCTTTTTGAATGCCCCAAAAAAGTGAATGGTGCATTTCTTCATGGAAGGCTTTCAGGTGACAGATTTTCCCTTGCCCTTTCTCTGTCAAAACCAACTGCTTGTAGCGTTTGTCAACCTGAGAAGGCAGGACTTGGATAAAGCCATTTTTCTCCATTCGCTTGACCAGATTGCTGGCAACGGATTTGGAAATCTTTAATTCCGCTTCTATATCTTTTACAAAGGTTTCGGCTTCCGACCGTTCCGCAATGAAACGCAAGGCCCATCCCTGTGGACCAGCTAAGTGCTCCACATCGTATTCTTTAGCAATAGTTTCACTGATTTGTTCAATCTGATTGAGCAGGTTCCGAAAATCTGCAATGGTATGTCCCACGATAACTCCTTTCCAATCAATTAATTAGCATGAGAACTATTATAGTTCTCTTGGGAACTATTGTCAATCATTTTAACTTCTATTTTCAAAGCTCACCCTGCTAACATTTTTCTTCCTAACAGCAATATTTGACATGACTTGCAAGATTTTATCTATGGATTATGATATAATATAGACAAATCAACTCAACCTAGAAAGGATTTTCTATGACCAAACAAACCATTGCTGTCTTGGGACCAGGCTCATGGGGAACTGCCCTTGCCCAAGTTCTCAACGATAACGGTCATACTGTCCGTATTTGGGGAAATATCCCTGAACAAATTGACGAAATCAATGAACACCATACCAATACTCGCTACTTCAAGGATATTGTCCTAGATGATAAAATCACAGGCTACAAGGATTTAGCAGAAACCTTAAACGGTGTGGATGCAGTTCTATTCGTTGTGCCGACCAAGGTAACCCGTCTGGTTGCCAAGCAAGTGGCCCAAGCTCTCAAGCACAAGGTGATTGTCATGCATGCCTCAAAAGGTTTGGAACCTGATAGCCACAAACGCTTGTCAGAGGTCTTAGAAGAAGAAATTCCTGCAGATCTCCGTTCAGAAATCGTTGTGGTTTCTGGACCAAGCCATGCAGAAGAAACCATCGTCCGTGACTTGACCTTGATTTCTGCAGCTTCTAAGGATTTGACAACAGCCAGCTATGTACAGAACCTCTTCAGCAACAACTACTTCCGCCTCTACACTAATAACGATGTGATCGGCGTGGAAACAGCAGGAGCTTTGAAAAACATCATCGCTGTAGGTGCTGGCGCCCTTCACGGTCTGGGATATGGTGACAATGCCAAGGCAGCTATTATCGCTCGCGGTTTGACTGAAATCACCCGCCTCGGTGTAGAAATGGGAGCCAACCCACTGACCTATAGCGGACTTTCTGGTGTCGGTGACCTGATTGTAACTGGTACTTCCGTCCACTCTCGCAACTGGCGGGCTGGTGACCTACTCGGTAAAGGTGAGAAACTTGAAGACATCGAAGCCAACATGGGAATGGTTATTGAGGGAATTTCTACTACTAAGGCAGCTTACGAGTTGGCACAAGAATTGAATGTCTATATGCCAATCACTCAAGCCATCTATAGCGTGATTTATCAAGGCGCAAGCATCCAAGACGCGATTAAGGAAATCATGTCTGGTGAATTCCGTCATGAAAACGAGTGGGTTTAAAAAATAGTCATTAACAAAATAACAAGGAGATTGTACCATGACAAAAAAAGTTAGAAAAGCCGTTATCCCAGCTGCTGGATTAGGAACTCGTTTCCTACCTGCTACTAAGGCTCTTGCCAAAGAAATGTTGCCAATCGTTGACAAACCAACCATCCAATTTATTGTTGAAGAAGCCCTCCGTTCTGGTATCGAAGATATTTTGGTGGTCACTGGTAAATCAAAACGTTCTATCGAAGACCATTTTGACTCAAACTTTGAGTTGGAGTACAACCTCAAAGAAAAAGGCAAAAATGATTTGTTGAAACTGGTTGATGAGACTACAGGTATTCGCCTCCACTTCATCCGTCAAAGCCACCCACGTGGACTTGGTGATGCCGTTCTTCAAGCTAAAGCATTTGTCGGGAACGAGCCATTTGTTGTCATGCTCGGCGATGACCTCATGGACATCACAGATACAAAAGCTGTCCCATTGACCAAGCAACTCATGAACGACTATGAAAAAACACACGCTTCTACCATTGCAGTTATGCCTGTTCCTCATGAAGAAGTTTCTGCATACGGTGTTATCGCTCCACAAGGTGAAGGTGTCAACGGTCTCTATAGTGTGGAAACCTTTGTGGAAAAACCAAAACCAGAAGATGCTCCTTCTGACCTGGCTATTATCGGACGCTACTTACTCACTCCTGAAATCTTTGAGATTTTAGAAAACCAAAAACCAGGTGCCGGGAACGAGATTCAATTGACAGATGCCATTGATACTCTGAACAAAACGCAACGCGTGTTTGCTCGTGAATTCAAAGGCAACCGTTACGATGTTGGGGATAAGTTCGGTTTCATGAAAACTTCTATCGACTACGCTCTCCAACACCCTCAAGTAAAAGATGATTTGAAACAATACTTGATCGATCTTGGTAAAAAATTAGATACAAAGAAAAACTAGCAAGTGCTAGTTTTTTTCTTATATCACATAGAATATCCCTAGTAGCAAGGCGATCAAACCCAAATAACCAATGAAACTGTAAAAAATCTGTTTTCCTGTAAAGAGATCTTTTTCCACAAGAGGTGGAAGGAACATCACGACCAAGCAACCTCCAACAGCTCCTCCAATATGTCCTGCCATACTAATGGTTGGATTAAAAAGTCCCAAAACCAAGTTCAATCCCAAAAGGACCATGTAGCGTTGACCAAGAACCTGCAGATAAGGGCTGCGACTAAATTTTCTCAAAAGTGCCATAGCTGCAAAAAGACCAAAGAGCGAGGTCGATGCACCTGCACCAACCACATCTGGTGTAAAAAAGAGAACAAAAAGATTGCCCATTATCCCAGACAAGATATACAGCAGGAAGAAACGCCTTGACCCAAACAGCCC
Encoded here:
- a CDS encoding MarR family transcriptional regulator: MGHTIADFRNLLNQIEQISETIAKEYDVEHLAGPQGWALRFIAERSEAETFVKDIEAELKISKSVASNLVKRMEKNGFIQVLPSQVDKRYKQLVLTEKGQGKICHLKAFHEEMHHSLFWGIQKENFDLVKQVANQLKENIQHYKEKNHV
- a CDS encoding NAD(P)H-dependent glycerol-3-phosphate dehydrogenase; the encoded protein is MTKQTIAVLGPGSWGTALAQVLNDNGHTVRIWGNIPEQIDEINEHHTNTRYFKDIVLDDKITGYKDLAETLNGVDAVLFVVPTKVTRLVAKQVAQALKHKVIVMHASKGLEPDSHKRLSEVLEEEIPADLRSEIVVVSGPSHAEETIVRDLTLISAASKDLTTASYVQNLFSNNYFRLYTNNDVIGVETAGALKNIIAVGAGALHGLGYGDNAKAAIIARGLTEITRLGVEMGANPLTYSGLSGVGDLIVTGTSVHSRNWRAGDLLGKGEKLEDIEANMGMVIEGISTTKAAYELAQELNVYMPITQAIYSVIYQGASIQDAIKEIMSGEFRHENEWV
- the galU gene encoding UTP--glucose-1-phosphate uridylyltransferase, which codes for MTKKVRKAVIPAAGLGTRFLPATKALAKEMLPIVDKPTIQFIVEEALRSGIEDILVVTGKSKRSIEDHFDSNFELEYNLKEKGKNDLLKLVDETTGIRLHFIRQSHPRGLGDAVLQAKAFVGNEPFVVMLGDDLMDITDTKAVPLTKQLMNDYEKTHASTIAVMPVPHEEVSAYGVIAPQGEGVNGLYSVETFVEKPKPEDAPSDLAIIGRYLLTPEIFEILENQKPGAGNEIQLTDAIDTLNKTQRVFAREFKGNRYDVGDKFGFMKTSIDYALQHPQVKDDLKQYLIDLGKKLDTKKN
- a CDS encoding rhomboid family intramembrane serine protease: MKNFFDKRYPVTNGLLAVTALVFLLIQVFRFGQTTAAYTIYEFGGMFGEVVRYDPTQLWRLISPIFVHIGWEHFIFNSITLLGLGYQLEGLFGSRRFFLLYILSGIMGNLFVLFFTPDVVGAGASTSLFGLFAAMALLRKFSRSPYLQVLGQRYMVLLGLNLVLGLFNPTISMAGHIGGAVGGCLVVMFLPPLVEKDLFTGKQIFYSFIGYLGLIALLLGIFYVI